A single window of Metallosphaera hakonensis JCM 8857 = DSM 7519 DNA harbors:
- a CDS encoding DUF3782 domain-containing protein produces MVREIEEVKNTTQRLESEIKELKDEAKNIATKDDIKQLLTKDKAKNIATKDDIKRLETIITGLGASLGVLSEDAFRQGVYEILKSEGVQVTKEILYNRTGEVYGDPSDVEYDLMVSDGQVLMVEITSAVKRGDLGILKKKREFYEKAKNRKINKIVLITPFIHDRYPEKLKAMALDMRIEIVNP; encoded by the coding sequence GGCTAGAGAGCGAAATTAAGGAGCTTAAGGATGAGGCCAAGAACATCGCCACCAAGGACGACATAAAGCAATTGTTGACCAAGGATAAGGCCAAGAACATAGCCACCAAGGACGACATAAAGAGGCTTGAAACCATAATTACAGGCTTGGGGGCTAGTTTAGGTGTACTCAGCGAGGACGCGTTCAGGCAGGGAGTATATGAGATATTGAAGTCCGAGGGAGTTCAGGTTACTAAGGAAATTCTCTATAACAGGACCGGCGAGGTATATGGAGACCCATCAGACGTTGAGTACGATCTCATGGTGAGCGATGGTCAGGTCCTGATGGTGGAGATCACGTCAGCCGTGAAGAGGGGAGACTTGGGAATTCTTAAGAAGAAAAGGGAGTTTTATGAGAAGGCCAAGAACAGGAAGATTAATAAGATCGTCCTAATAACCCCTTTCATTCATGATAGATACCCTGAGAAACTTAAAGCGATGGCCCTCGACATGAGAATAGAAATTGTGAACCCGTAA